A single genomic interval of Oleidesulfovibrio alaskensis DSM 16109 harbors:
- a CDS encoding major capsid protein produces the protein MGKTLKELAGLYASRQPKQVDDLTEEAPVLGIIPFEEASHDLWNMYESVDEVQGAGWVQMNAPLPPVDVTGELRKVDLAILGGEIECPEDMANMFGGREKYFARKLPRVVRRSGMSAERRILYDNFRAWALDHGRAVSAGSAADNCYSIVAVRFVPGETCGLYSPRCFRQGAVLDTRPVNGGELYKAASGAYQGVLVYGMRLKAYLGVQIANRHSVAAVVNASAEHVPTADMIDDLLADVRATPGSTFLFMHEKAKNLLQRYKGGALQVDPAGRDMDRRITHWNGIEIVTSYNFEDGTEKSLSV, from the coding sequence ATGGGCAAGACACTGAAGGAACTGGCCGGCCTGTACGCCAGCAGACAACCGAAGCAGGTGGACGATCTTACGGAAGAGGCCCCTGTTCTGGGCATCATTCCCTTTGAAGAGGCAAGCCACGATCTGTGGAACATGTACGAATCGGTGGATGAGGTGCAGGGCGCTGGCTGGGTGCAGATGAACGCCCCGCTGCCTCCCGTGGATGTCACGGGCGAACTGCGCAAGGTGGATCTGGCCATTCTGGGCGGCGAGATAGAGTGCCCCGAAGATATGGCCAACATGTTCGGCGGCAGGGAAAAGTATTTCGCCCGCAAATTGCCCAGAGTTGTCAGGCGTTCGGGCATGTCTGCCGAGCGCAGGATTCTGTACGACAACTTCCGCGCGTGGGCGCTGGATCACGGCAGAGCCGTTTCCGCCGGTTCGGCTGCCGACAACTGCTACAGTATTGTGGCGGTGCGCTTTGTGCCCGGTGAAACCTGCGGTCTGTACAGCCCCCGCTGTTTCCGTCAGGGGGCGGTTCTCGACACCCGGCCCGTCAACGGCGGTGAGCTGTATAAAGCAGCTTCCGGCGCATATCAGGGTGTGCTGGTGTACGGAATGCGCCTGAAAGCCTATCTGGGCGTGCAGATTGCCAACCGGCACAGCGTGGCTGCCGTGGTCAATGCCAGCGCCGAGCATGTGCCCACAGCAGATATGATCGATGACCTGCTGGCAGATGTGCGGGCCACTCCGGGCAGTACGTTCCTTTTTATGCACGAAAAAGCCAAGAACCTGCTCCAGCGCTACAAGGGCGGTGCATTGCAGGTCGACCCCGCAGGGCGCGACATGGACAGACGCATCACTCACTGGAACGGCATCGAGATTGTCACTTCCTACAACTTTGAAGACGGCACCGAAAAATCTCTGAGCGTATAA